One segment of Xanthomonas oryzae pv. oryzae DNA contains the following:
- a CDS encoding UDP-3-O-(3-hydroxymyristoyl)glucosamine N-acyltransferase translates to MKSRWIIGRSEYLDLAFHAWKQARQDEMVVRIEVPQDAEHEFDLGVLDGLNPTDGAMFVAFDERFGNFKRVELMQAAMERGFKLEPFIHSSAAIGTDAVIGLNAFVGANAVVGHGCKIDYNTVIHAGAHLGPACRVKSSCWIENGVQIGAGVEIGGNSVLRTGAIVHRGVKIGRSCELGWPRVYREDVPAKTYFDARYDSPIHTYGT, encoded by the coding sequence ATGAAATCTAGGTGGATCATCGGCCGCAGCGAGTACCTCGACCTGGCATTTCACGCATGGAAGCAGGCACGTCAGGACGAGATGGTCGTCAGGATCGAGGTACCACAAGACGCCGAACACGAATTCGATCTTGGCGTGCTGGATGGACTGAATCCGACCGACGGGGCCATGTTCGTGGCGTTCGACGAACGCTTCGGCAATTTCAAGCGCGTAGAACTGATGCAGGCAGCGATGGAACGCGGCTTCAAGCTGGAGCCCTTCATCCACTCCAGCGCAGCGATCGGCACTGACGCGGTCATCGGTCTCAACGCATTTGTGGGTGCCAATGCTGTTGTCGGGCACGGGTGCAAGATCGACTACAACACCGTCATCCATGCCGGCGCGCACCTGGGACCGGCATGCCGCGTCAAATCCTCATGCTGGATAGAGAATGGTGTGCAAATCGGCGCGGGCGTCGAGATCGGCGGCAATAGCGTCCTGCGGACAGGCGCCATCGTGCACCGGGGCGTCAAGATAGGACGAAGCTGCGAACTTGGCTGGCCGCGTGTCTACCGCGAGGACGTGCCTGCCAAAACCTATTTCGACGCCCGCTACGACAGCCCCATTCATACCTACGGGACCTGA
- the fliE gene encoding flagellar hook-basal body complex protein FliE produces MSDSVTSILSQIRSYQTQMGQGPMRAVGDAARGNQIQGLAGAQGTPATQAPSFSETLRSAIGGVNEAQQRAGALSKAFEMGDPNADLARVMVASQQSQVAFRATVEVRNRLVQAYQDVMNMPL; encoded by the coding sequence ATGAGCGACTCCGTTACCTCCATCCTCTCGCAGATCCGCAGCTACCAGACGCAGATGGGCCAAGGCCCGATGCGCGCGGTGGGCGATGCGGCGCGCGGCAACCAGATCCAGGGACTGGCCGGCGCACAGGGAACACCGGCCACCCAGGCACCGAGCTTCAGCGAGACCTTGCGCAGCGCCATCGGTGGCGTCAACGAGGCCCAGCAGAGGGCCGGCGCCCTGTCCAAAGCATTCGAAATGGGCGACCCCAATGCCGATCTGGCACGGGTCATGGTCGCCTCCCAGCAGTCCCAGGTGGCCTTCCGCGCCACCGTGGAAGTCCGCAACCGTCTCGTCCAGGCTTATCAGGACGTCATGAACATGCCGCTGTAA
- a CDS encoding aromatic ring-hydroxylating oxygenase subunit alpha translates to MRSRMHSKYYLSQEIFEREQRKIFRRVWLFAGLKTLLRENNCFITRKIAGIPLVIQNFHGQIRAFENVCLHRSALIQTGAIGCRPLVCPYHAWSYDEQGRVRNIPDCDAIYRLDKSEKDNLKLREFALRAIGNLLFVNIDPDPMPIEEQFSADFITLLESSSNAYDTEVMVTTWRGRYNWKLAYENLRDANHPRFVHPKTLAKSVSFVAEVNEEHAKQSMEALQDSSPAALRREMRRFSFGGPDAPIPNLQHFGWHEKVERWGTQDAYFNWLAFPNMHIASSNGGYSFTLEHHIPVAPDRTDLEIYWFSARKKQPYGSSSQVLLAQMHGSKVVVGEDVDIMERVQAALHTDAPIPTQGAYESMNRLVERWYALLMETEHEI, encoded by the coding sequence ATGCGCTCGCGGATGCACTCCAAGTATTACTTGTCGCAGGAGATCTTTGAGCGTGAGCAGCGCAAAATCTTCCGTCGGGTTTGGTTGTTTGCAGGGCTCAAGACACTGCTGCGGGAAAACAACTGCTTCATCACCCGCAAGATCGCGGGCATCCCCCTGGTGATACAAAACTTCCACGGCCAAATCCGTGCATTCGAAAACGTCTGCCTCCACCGCAGTGCACTGATTCAAACCGGTGCTATCGGTTGCCGACCTTTGGTGTGCCCCTACCATGCATGGAGTTACGACGAACAAGGCCGGGTAAGGAACATCCCCGACTGCGATGCGATCTATCGCCTGGACAAGAGCGAAAAGGACAACTTGAAGCTGCGTGAATTCGCACTGCGCGCCATCGGCAATCTGCTGTTCGTCAACATCGATCCCGACCCGATGCCGATCGAGGAGCAGTTTTCGGCAGATTTCATCACCTTGCTGGAAAGCAGTTCCAATGCCTATGACACTGAGGTCATGGTGACCACATGGCGTGGCCGGTACAACTGGAAACTCGCTTACGAGAATCTTCGGGACGCCAATCACCCGCGCTTTGTCCACCCCAAGACCTTAGCCAAGAGCGTCAGCTTCGTTGCCGAGGTAAACGAAGAACACGCCAAGCAGTCCATGGAAGCGTTGCAAGACAGCTCGCCCGCTGCCTTGAGACGCGAGATGCGCCGCTTCAGTTTCGGCGGCCCGGACGCACCCATACCCAACCTTCAACACTTTGGCTGGCACGAGAAAGTGGAACGCTGGGGCACGCAGGATGCCTACTTCAATTGGTTGGCCTTCCCGAACATGCACATCGCCAGTTCCAATGGCGGGTATTCCTTCACGCTGGAACACCACATTCCCGTCGCACCGGACCGGACCGACCTGGAAATCTATTGGTTTAGCGCCCGCAAGAAACAGCCTTACGGCTCTTCCAGCCAAGTGCTACTGGCGCAGATGCATGGGAGCAAGGTCGTGGTGGGCGAAGACGTGGACATCATGGAGCGGGTGCAGGCGGCGTTGCACACAGATGCACCCATCCCCACTCAGGGAGCCTACGAATCCATGAATCGGCTGGTCGAGCGCTGGTACGCGCTGCTGATGGAGACCGAACATGAAATCTAG
- a CDS encoding glycosyltransferase gives MPAYKLRYLDEALTSVVLQSYPRLELIVCDDSADALIEQRVARHSLQCRFPIRYFRNPARLGELGSKIKGITLAQGEYVKFLHDDDVLQPDCIAQLVEAIERNPGTAMASSRRIRIDDDGQPLPDILATCFPFADDVLIDGPELVSFLADHTINFIGEPSCVLARRADLLALGNALMALNGKAIHWVGDLAIYVKLLRHGNLAMLASPLTQFRVSSAQFSQSGRDQPGIGDQGHEDLRQGIRQLGWRRETGDNRLVRVAPLSPHKARVFKPVDLVNALMQSAGMAERVSPATWLGVRHPNTVQRALIEARLQAHAGGPRIAVLLIDRHGDAAGVAATRASLDAVACYQHHHTWVISSSPQQVAESGERGVLIDEQDLAATLNRVITSQDAIDWVLLVDAGSLFTASGLLMLALEMLALPDDCQAIYADEVMALDNGQLGLALRPALYLDMLLSAPATLSRHWVFRQRTLLVDGGFPTGPSAAFELDYQLCLVERYGLACIRHIAEPLLIASATPQHADEDERQAIARHLAERGYVDAAVHSTGPGRHAVDYRHAQQPLVSILVLVDGRLPQVQRCLESILANTAYPHYEVLLLDRGTTAPDLRDWLTGIDTLGMQQIRVLRFAGEPSREAVCNAAAEHARGDMLLWLAAGAAVMKADWLEQLLNHALRPEVGAVAGKLLRGDGTVHHAGLLLGLGAPATRAFEGAAFDESGYLQRLQLDQNYSALSGECLMLPRQLFMDAGGFELEPALAQWSDVDLCLRLQQAGYLNVFAAHAQLLIDPLEATPVTALDEDAMYARWLPVMANDPAYNPGFSLDPGAGFALADPRASWRPLQSWRPLPSVIALPADIEGCGHYRVIQPLRALREAGLAEGVLFNGYLEISELARQDPDVVILQRQVGEARLEAMRRMKALSRAFKVYELDDYLPNLPLKNAHREHMPKDILKTVRRGLSMVDRFVVSTPALAEAFAGLHSDIRVAENRLPPHWWDQLPARGERQCGKPRIGWAGGASHTGDLELIADVVRELADEVEWVFMGMYPFALRQHIHHFQPGVLIDHYPAALAALDLDLALAPVEQNLFNECKSNLRLLEYGACGYPVIASDVRCYQGTLPVTLVKNRYRDWIGAIREHLADLDATRAKGAALREVVRRDWMLSGSNLERWREAWLPD, from the coding sequence ATGCCTGCCTACAAGCTGCGCTATCTCGATGAGGCGCTTACGAGCGTAGTTCTGCAGTCTTACCCCAGGCTCGAGCTGATCGTCTGCGACGACAGTGCCGATGCCTTGATCGAACAGCGCGTCGCAAGGCATTCGCTGCAATGCCGTTTTCCGATCCGCTATTTCCGCAATCCAGCTCGCCTGGGCGAGCTCGGCAGCAAAATCAAAGGGATCACCCTGGCACAGGGCGAGTACGTCAAGTTCCTGCACGATGACGATGTGCTGCAGCCCGATTGCATTGCGCAGCTGGTGGAAGCGATCGAGCGTAATCCGGGCACGGCGATGGCCTCCTCGCGGCGGATACGCATCGATGACGACGGGCAGCCGTTGCCGGACATCCTGGCCACATGCTTCCCATTCGCCGACGACGTGCTGATCGACGGGCCGGAGCTGGTGTCGTTTCTGGCCGACCACACCATCAATTTCATCGGTGAGCCGAGTTGCGTGCTGGCACGACGCGCGGATCTGTTGGCGTTGGGCAACGCGTTGATGGCGTTGAATGGCAAGGCCATCCACTGGGTCGGCGATCTGGCGATCTACGTCAAGCTGCTGCGCCACGGCAACCTGGCGATGCTGGCCAGCCCGCTGACCCAGTTCCGTGTCTCGAGTGCGCAGTTCAGTCAGAGTGGTCGCGATCAGCCCGGCATCGGCGATCAGGGCCATGAAGACTTGCGCCAGGGCATCCGGCAGCTCGGTTGGCGACGCGAGACTGGCGACAACCGACTGGTGCGGGTGGCACCGCTCAGTCCGCACAAGGCACGCGTGTTCAAGCCGGTGGATCTGGTCAATGCGTTGATGCAAAGCGCGGGTATGGCCGAGCGCGTGTCGCCGGCTACCTGGTTGGGTGTGCGTCATCCGAACACAGTGCAGCGTGCGTTGATCGAAGCGCGCCTGCAGGCGCATGCCGGTGGCCCGCGCATTGCGGTATTGCTGATCGACCGTCACGGCGATGCCGCGGGGGTGGCAGCAACGCGGGCCAGCCTGGATGCGGTGGCCTGCTATCAACACCATCACACCTGGGTCATCAGCAGCTCGCCGCAGCAGGTTGCCGAATCCGGTGAGCGCGGCGTGCTGATCGACGAACAAGACTTGGCGGCAACACTCAACCGAGTGATCACCTCACAGGACGCGATCGATTGGGTGCTGCTGGTCGATGCCGGCAGCCTGTTCACCGCCAGCGGTTTGCTGATGCTGGCACTGGAAATGCTCGCGCTACCGGACGACTGCCAGGCCATCTACGCCGATGAAGTGATGGCGCTGGACAACGGCCAGCTGGGGCTGGCGCTGCGGCCGGCGCTGTATCTGGACATGCTGTTGAGCGCACCTGCGACGTTGTCGCGGCACTGGGTGTTCCGGCAGCGCACGCTGCTGGTCGATGGCGGCTTCCCCACCGGGCCCAGCGCGGCATTCGAACTGGATTACCAGCTGTGCCTGGTCGAGCGTTACGGGCTGGCCTGCATTCGACATATCGCTGAGCCATTGCTGATTGCATCGGCCACGCCGCAGCATGCCGACGAAGACGAGCGGCAGGCGATTGCGCGTCATCTCGCCGAACGCGGCTACGTGGACGCCGCGGTGCACAGCACCGGGCCCGGCCGGCACGCGGTGGACTACCGCCATGCGCAGCAGCCGCTGGTGAGCATTCTGGTGCTGGTCGATGGCCGCTTGCCGCAGGTGCAGCGCTGCCTCGAAAGCATTCTCGCCAACACCGCTTACCCGCATTACGAGGTGCTCCTGCTGGATCGTGGCACCACTGCGCCAGACCTGCGCGACTGGCTGACCGGCATCGATACCCTCGGCATGCAGCAGATCCGCGTGCTGCGCTTTGCCGGCGAACCGTCGCGCGAAGCGGTGTGCAATGCCGCCGCCGAACACGCGCGTGGGGACATGTTGTTGTGGCTGGCGGCAGGCGCCGCGGTGATGAAGGCCGATTGGCTGGAGCAGTTGCTCAACCATGCGCTGCGCCCGGAGGTCGGTGCGGTAGCCGGCAAGTTGCTGCGCGGCGATGGCACGGTGCACCACGCCGGCCTGCTGCTGGGCCTGGGGGCACCGGCAACGCGCGCGTTCGAAGGCGCGGCATTCGACGAATCGGGTTATCTGCAGCGCCTGCAACTGGATCAAAACTACAGCGCGTTGAGCGGCGAATGCCTGATGTTGCCGCGTCAGCTGTTTATGGACGCCGGTGGCTTCGAACTGGAGCCGGCGCTGGCGCAGTGGAGCGATGTCGATCTGTGCCTGCGCTTGCAGCAAGCGGGCTACCTCAATGTCTTCGCAGCGCATGCGCAGTTGTTGATCGACCCGCTCGAGGCAACACCCGTCACCGCGCTGGACGAAGACGCGATGTACGCGCGGTGGCTGCCGGTGATGGCCAACGACCCTGCCTACAACCCGGGCTTTTCGTTGGACCCGGGCGCCGGCTTCGCGTTGGCCGACCCACGCGCGAGCTGGCGTCCATTGCAGTCATGGCGGCCGCTGCCGAGCGTGATCGCGTTGCCGGCCGATATCGAAGGCTGCGGCCACTACCGGGTGATCCAGCCGCTACGCGCCCTTCGGGAAGCTGGACTCGCCGAAGGAGTGCTGTTCAACGGCTACCTGGAGATCAGCGAACTGGCGCGTCAGGATCCCGATGTGGTGATCCTGCAGCGCCAGGTCGGCGAGGCGCGACTGGAGGCGATGCGGCGGATGAAGGCGCTGTCGCGCGCGTTCAAGGTGTACGAGCTGGACGATTACCTGCCCAATTTGCCGTTGAAGAATGCGCACCGCGAGCACATGCCCAAGGACATTCTCAAAACGGTGCGGCGTGGTCTTAGCATGGTGGACCGTTTTGTCGTGTCCACTCCGGCGCTGGCCGAGGCGTTCGCCGGGTTGCACAGCGATATCCGGGTGGCCGAAAACCGCTTGCCGCCCCATTGGTGGGACCAGTTGCCGGCGAGAGGCGAGCGCCAGTGTGGCAAGCCGCGGATTGGTTGGGCCGGCGGGGCCAGCCATACCGGCGATCTGGAACTGATCGCCGACGTGGTGCGCGAGCTGGCCGATGAAGTTGAGTGGGTGTTCATGGGGATGTACCCGTTCGCGCTGCGCCAGCACATCCACCACTTTCAGCCAGGCGTGCTGATCGATCACTACCCGGCGGCGCTGGCGGCGTTGGATCTGGACCTGGCGCTCGCACCGGTGGAGCAAAACCTGTTCAACGAGTGCAAGAGCAACTTGCGCCTGCTCGAATACGGTGCCTGCGGTTATCCGGTCATCGCCAGCGACGTGCGCTGCTACCAGGGCACCCTGCCGGTGACGTTGGTGAAGAACCGCTACCGCGACTGGATCGGGGCCATCCGCGAGCACTTGGCCGACCTGGATGCGACCCGCGCCAAGGGCGCCGCCCTGCGCGAGGTGGTGCGGCGCGACTGGATGCTCAGCGGCAGCAATCTGGAGCGCTGGCGGGAGGCGTGGTTGCCGGACTGA
- the fliG gene encoding flagellar motor switch protein FliG: MSGVQRAAVLLLSLGESDAAEVLKHMDPKEVQKIGIAMATMTGISRDQVEKVMDDFNGELAGKTSLGVGADDYIRNVLIQALGADKAGGLIDRILLGRNTTGLDTLKWMDPRAVADLVRNEHPQIIAIVMAHLDSDQAAEALKLLPERTRADVLLRIATLDRIPPNALSELNDIMERQFAGNQNLKSSNVGGIKVAANILNFLDTGSDQGVLGEIGKIDADLAGKIQDLMFVFDNLVDLDDRGLQTLLREVSGERLGLALRGADVKVREKITRNMSQRAAEILLEDMEARGPVRLADVEAAQKEILTIVRRLADEGTISLGGAGAEAMV, from the coding sequence ATGAGTGGCGTGCAGCGTGCTGCGGTGTTGTTGCTGTCGCTTGGGGAAAGCGACGCCGCCGAAGTGCTCAAACACATGGACCCCAAGGAGGTGCAGAAGATCGGCATCGCCATGGCCACCATGACCGGCATCTCGCGCGATCAGGTCGAAAAGGTAATGGACGACTTCAACGGCGAACTGGCCGGCAAGACCTCGCTGGGCGTGGGCGCCGACGACTACATCCGCAACGTGCTGATCCAGGCGCTGGGCGCCGACAAGGCCGGTGGCCTGATCGACCGCATCCTGCTGGGCCGCAACACCACCGGCCTGGACACCTTGAAGTGGATGGACCCGCGCGCGGTCGCCGACCTGGTACGCAACGAACACCCGCAGATCATCGCGATTGTGATGGCGCATCTGGACAGCGACCAGGCTGCCGAGGCGCTCAAGTTGCTGCCCGAGCGCACCCGCGCCGACGTGTTGCTGCGCATTGCCACCCTTGACCGGATCCCGCCGAATGCGCTGAGCGAGCTCAACGACATCATGGAGCGTCAGTTTGCCGGCAACCAGAACCTCAAGTCGTCCAACGTCGGCGGCATCAAGGTGGCGGCCAACATCCTCAACTTCCTGGACACCGGCTCCGACCAGGGCGTGCTGGGCGAGATCGGCAAGATCGACGCCGACCTGGCCGGCAAGATCCAGGACCTGATGTTCGTGTTCGACAACCTGGTGGACCTGGACGACCGCGGCCTGCAGACGCTGCTGCGCGAAGTCTCCGGCGAGCGCTTGGGCTTGGCCCTGCGCGGCGCCGACGTCAAGGTGCGCGAAAAGATCACCCGCAACATGTCCCAGCGCGCGGCCGAAATCCTGCTCGAGGACATGGAAGCGCGCGGCCCGGTGCGCCTGGCCGACGTGGAAGCGGCGCAGAAGGAAATCCTCACCATCGTCCGCCGTCTGGCTGACGAAGGTACCATCAGCCTGGGCGGCGCCGGTGCGGAGGCGATGGTATGA
- the fliF gene encoding flagellar basal-body MS-ring/collar protein FliF — protein MALAISKENMNQNAEKAGQWFDRVSSLQITRKLTMMAMIALAVAAGLAVFFWSQKPGYQSLYTGLDEKGNAEAADLLRTAQIPYKIDQGTGAISVPQDRLYDARLKLAGSGLTGKETGGGFELMEKDPGFGVSQFVENARYQHALETELSRTIGTLRPVREARVHLAIPKPSAFTRQRDVASASVVLELRGGQGLERNQVDAIVNLVASSIPNITPERVTVVDQSGRMLSIADPNSDAAQHAAQFEQVRRQESSYNQRIRELLEPMTGPGRVNPETSVDMDFSVVEEARELYNGEPAKLRSEQVNDTSTTATGPQGPPGATSNSPGQPPAPAAAGAPGTPAAANGQATAAAAPTESSKSATRNYELDRTLQHTRQPAGRIKRVSVAVLLDNVPRPGAKGKMVEQPLTAAELTRIEGLVKQAVGFDAARGDTVSVMNAPFVREAVAGEEGPKWWEDPRVQNGLRLLVGALVVLALLFGVVRPTLRQLTGVTPIKEKQRKGGNDGTPQSADVRMVDDEDSLLPHMGEDTASIGQERKPAIALPDAYEERMRVAREAVKADSKRVAQVVKGWVASEA, from the coding sequence ATGGCACTTGCGATCAGCAAAGAAAACATGAACCAGAACGCCGAAAAGGCGGGGCAATGGTTCGACCGTGTCAGCAGCCTGCAGATCACCCGCAAGCTGACCATGATGGCGATGATCGCCCTGGCGGTGGCGGCCGGCCTGGCGGTGTTCTTCTGGTCGCAGAAGCCCGGCTATCAGTCGCTGTACACCGGCCTGGATGAAAAGGGCAATGCCGAAGCGGCCGACCTGCTGCGCACCGCGCAGATCCCCTACAAGATCGATCAGGGTACCGGCGCCATTTCGGTGCCGCAGGACCGTCTGTACGACGCCCGCCTGAAGCTGGCCGGCTCCGGCCTCACCGGCAAGGAAACCGGCGGCGGTTTCGAACTGATGGAAAAGGACCCGGGCTTCGGCGTCAGCCAGTTCGTGGAAAACGCCCGTTACCAGCACGCGCTGGAAACCGAACTTTCGCGCACCATCGGCACGCTGCGCCCGGTGCGCGAAGCCCGCGTGCACCTGGCCATTCCCAAACCCAGCGCCTTCACCCGCCAGCGTGATGTGGCCAGCGCCTCGGTGGTGCTGGAACTGCGCGGTGGCCAGGGTCTGGAACGCAACCAGGTCGATGCCATCGTCAATCTGGTGGCGTCCAGCATCCCGAACATCACCCCCGAGCGCGTCACCGTGGTCGATCAGAGTGGCCGCATGCTCTCCATCGCCGACCCCAATAGCGATGCCGCCCAGCACGCTGCCCAGTTCGAACAGGTGCGCCGCCAGGAAAGCTCCTACAACCAGCGCATCCGCGAATTGCTGGAACCGATGACCGGCCCAGGCCGGGTCAACCCGGAAACCAGCGTGGACATGGACTTTTCGGTGGTCGAAGAAGCCCGCGAGCTCTACAACGGTGAGCCGGCCAAGCTACGCAGCGAGCAGGTCAACGACACCAGCACCACGGCGACCGGCCCGCAGGGCCCTCCGGGCGCCACCAGCAACAGCCCCGGTCAGCCGCCGGCGCCGGCCGCTGCAGGCGCACCGGGCACCCCCGCTGCTGCCAACGGCCAGGCCACCGCAGCGGCCGCGCCGACCGAAAGTTCCAAGAGCGCCACCCGTAACTACGAATTGGACCGAACCTTGCAGCACACCCGCCAGCCGGCCGGCCGCATCAAGCGCGTCTCGGTGGCGGTGCTGCTGGACAACGTCCCGCGCCCCGGCGCCAAGGGCAAGATGGTCGAACAACCGCTCACCGCTGCCGAGCTCACCCGTATCGAAGGCCTGGTCAAGCAGGCAGTGGGCTTTGATGCGGCACGCGGCGACACGGTGTCGGTGATGAATGCGCCGTTCGTGCGTGAAGCGGTGGCCGGCGAAGAAGGGCCGAAGTGGTGGGAAGACCCGCGCGTGCAGAACGGTCTGCGCTTGCTGGTCGGTGCGCTGGTGGTGCTGGCGCTGCTGTTCGGTGTGGTGCGCCCCACCCTGCGTCAGCTCACCGGCGTGACCCCCATCAAGGAAAAGCAGCGCAAGGGCGGCAACGATGGCACTCCACAGAGCGCCGACGTGCGGATGGTCGATGACGAGGATTCGCTGCTGCCGCACATGGGCGAGGACACCGCCAGCATCGGGCAGGAGCGCAAACCGGCAATCGCCCTGCCGGATGCCTACGAAGAACGCATGCGTGTTGCACGCGAAGCAGTCAAAGCCGATTCAAAACGTGTTGCACAAGTCGTAAAGGGATGGGTTGCCAGTGAAGCCTGA
- a CDS encoding FliH/SctL family protein, with protein sequence MNDVVTRWLAPDLHLVPAGPETEFDEAAVYEPVLRAPTLEEIQAIEDAAQQEGFARGHAEGFAQGQSEVRRLTAQIDGILDNFTHPLARLENEVVGALGELAVRIVGQLVGRAYQADPQLLAELVGEAVDAVGGAGREVEVRLHPDDITALLPYLAPSSTTRVAPDMSLSRGDLRVHAESVRIDGTLDARLRAALETVMRKSGAGL encoded by the coding sequence ATGAACGACGTGGTCACCCGCTGGCTGGCCCCGGACCTGCACCTGGTCCCGGCCGGGCCGGAAACCGAATTCGACGAAGCGGCCGTTTATGAGCCGGTGCTGCGTGCGCCGACCCTGGAAGAGATCCAGGCCATCGAAGATGCCGCCCAGCAGGAGGGCTTCGCCCGTGGGCATGCCGAAGGCTTCGCCCAGGGCCAGTCGGAAGTGCGGCGCCTGACCGCGCAGATCGACGGCATCCTGGACAACTTCACCCACCCGCTGGCGCGGCTGGAAAACGAAGTGGTCGGCGCGCTCGGCGAGCTGGCCGTGCGCATCGTCGGTCAGCTGGTCGGACGTGCCTATCAAGCCGATCCGCAGCTGCTGGCCGAGCTGGTCGGCGAAGCGGTGGATGCGGTCGGCGGTGCCGGCCGCGAGGTCGAAGTCCGCCTGCACCCGGACGACATCACCGCGCTGCTGCCGTATCTGGCGCCCAGCAGCACCACCCGCGTGGCCCCAGACATGAGCCTGAGCCGCGGCGACCTGCGTGTGCACGCTGAAAGCGTGCGCATCGACGGCACCCTGGATGCGCGCCTGCGGGCCGCACTGGAGACAGTCATGCGCAAATCCGGAGCGGGCCTGTGA
- a CDS encoding IS4-like element ISXo14 family transposase codes for MRASEVLQKCLSNSLSGMHALRQRALLRAVEALVHGGRLTLIDIARAWPGARRVRAPLKACDRLLCNRALQVERSAIERDMAHWLLRGDQPVIVIDWSDLKPDKSWCLLRAAVPVGGRTLTLLDMVVSGKQQGSPGAEKRFLQQLRALIPDDVRPILVTDAGFRTPWFRAVSAMGWDWVGRLRGRTQVKPQDVPDDAVQWIDSRRLHALASNRARELPPMQANRSDPLDCRLVLYAKTRQGRQQRNRRSPAKVSRASSSLKAAAREREPWLIVASPQLHAPSAKQLVNLYARRMQIELAFRDLKSHRYGQAMEDSLTRRGERLQILLLLNTLATFASWLAGLGCEATGIAQWLSPRSSTRKLYSTLRVGREALVRCWPMEPVSRWLERLRALPDAVREQMTLVL; via the coding sequence ATGCGCGCCAGCGAAGTATTGCAGAAGTGCCTGTCTAACTCACTCTCCGGGATGCATGCATTACGCCAACGCGCCTTGCTACGCGCGGTTGAAGCGCTGGTGCACGGAGGCCGGCTGACGCTGATCGACATCGCACGCGCGTGGCCCGGCGCGAGGCGGGTACGTGCGCCCCTCAAGGCATGCGACCGCCTGCTGTGCAATCGCGCGTTGCAGGTCGAGCGATCAGCCATCGAGCGGGACATGGCGCATTGGCTACTGCGCGGCGACCAGCCGGTGATCGTCATCGACTGGAGCGATTTGAAGCCGGACAAGTCGTGGTGTCTGCTGCGCGCAGCCGTGCCGGTCGGTGGACGCACGCTCACCTTGCTGGATATGGTGGTTTCCGGGAAACAGCAGGGATCGCCAGGCGCGGAGAAACGCTTTTTGCAGCAGCTCAGGGCACTGATTCCAGACGATGTGCGTCCGATCCTGGTCACGGATGCCGGATTCCGCACGCCATGGTTTCGCGCGGTGTCGGCGATGGGCTGGGATTGGGTCGGACGTCTGCGCGGACGTACGCAGGTCAAACCGCAAGACGTGCCCGATGATGCAGTGCAATGGATCGATAGCCGTCGCCTGCATGCGCTGGCGTCCAACCGTGCGCGCGAATTGCCGCCGATGCAGGCCAATCGCAGCGATCCGCTCGATTGCCGTCTGGTGCTCTATGCCAAGACACGCCAGGGACGTCAGCAACGCAACCGGCGCTCACCCGCCAAGGTCTCGCGTGCATCATCCAGTTTGAAAGCCGCAGCGCGTGAGCGCGAGCCGTGGTTGATCGTTGCCTCCCCACAGCTACACGCACCCAGCGCAAAGCAATTGGTCAACCTGTACGCACGACGGATGCAGATCGAGCTGGCATTTCGTGATCTGAAGTCGCACCGCTACGGTCAGGCGATGGAAGACAGCCTGACCCGTCGCGGCGAGCGGTTGCAGATCCTGTTGTTGCTCAACACGCTGGCCACCTTCGCCAGTTGGCTGGCAGGACTGGGATGCGAAGCCACCGGTATCGCCCAGTGGCTATCTCCACGCAGCAGCACACGCAAACTCTACTCGACGCTGCGCGTCGGCCGCGAGGCGCTGGTCAGGTGCTGGCCGATGGAACCAGTCTCACGCTGGCTAGAACGCTTGCGCGCGCTGCCCGACGCAGTGCGCGAGCAGATGACATTGGTGCTTTAA